The genome window ttaaatattacattttcattttatgtGCTTTCTCTTCAGTTGTCAAATTTCTATGACAGTTTGTAGACCAATGGAGCCCATTTTCATGATCTTGCCTCTAGGGCCCCAGAACCCAGGGGCCGACACTGATTGACAGAAGAATCTATCAGGAGGTGCTTGATTTGATCTGGACACAGGAGGAATAAAACCCACCAGCCTTGTTTTTTAATAAGTGGACAGAAGATATATTTATATCAGTCAGAGAACAGAACGATACTGTGGTATCAAATGTTTACACGTTCTAttttgttacactgtttttcaattttgttatttaaatttaaattgttataatatttttatttattgaaattaTTTAGATGTTCTCATTGTTATTATGTTCCTCAACATATACTTAATGCTttggcaatattgtaattttacagtcaTGCTAATAAAGcaattttgaattgaattgaattgaaaacagaacacattaaaaataatattaaaattaatttattaaaaatgacagtattaattattttttataataatgcaTATTAACTAAATAAGTGATAAACACAAACAAAGGTTGAGAAAAGCCCAGAAACACATGTTCACTCAGCAGGACTCACTGATCTTACTGTCTATATGAGgatttattacacatttattcTGATTGATGTTATTTCACTGACAGAAGTTCAGCTGCAGTATTAATGTCATGAAGAGAAAACAAGAGACTCTATAACATCTCACTGTTACTGATTCATCAtcagctcaaagcattatgggtacAATCTCTCATCAGTCTATtctgattcatcaacacagtttcactgatgatCCTAATAGATAAACcccaaacccaggatagagcgtctgagtgaatgtggtgtgttctgtgtggatgaggctcattgtgtcagagacgctgtagaaggacagagttcctgcactgtgatccacaaacactcctattctactgctgaCGGACTTTACAGGGAGAAGAGTCTCTATCTTATTGTGCCAGAATGAGCATCTGGAGGAagagcagaacaaactccaggactgatcattagatccaaacacacactcattaccccgtcccttcctgctgatgctcttatatgacactgatatatccacatctccactccactccagctcccagtaacagcgtccacacacactctctctacacaacacttgACGATAacaatcaaatctgtctggatgatcaggatacggctgGACTGATTTAGTGTCAGTAATCACTCTGTTGTTCTCAGACAGACGGAGGAGTTTATTCActgtgttcagatccagagtgagctgatgggaatctgatggagataaaacacatcagaatcaggaattatgaatctgTTTGATCTTTTCATGTAGCTGAACTCTTCATGTTCAGTGTATCATCAGTGTCTCAGTACAGATGAGCAGATATCCTGTGCAAATCATCATTTAGAAAACTCTTCTTCACCTTCTACAGGAAGAACATTGTGACGGATGTCTGCagaggtttgtttatgcatttaattACATTTGTTTATAGTAAagaacattattacattattatacaAAACGTTATTTTGGTTTCATAAACTTGATTTAAACTTTGGTTTGGAGTTAAGTGCGCACACTCTTTAAcgagtagtttatttaatctagcCATTTCTTTGCTTGTTTGTTGTGGCCGAGTCTCGCACGTTGGTGTTCCGTCAAAAGGGGTTCGACCGGAAACTCGGACATATATATACAGTTCCATCCAATGATTTGGACACAACTATTTAAGTTTCTGCTGAGGGGGACTCCAAGGACCGTTTCTCTTATTTTATGTGTACTTATATGAAGTAAAATTATTAAGTAAAATCATTAGTGTTATATGTTATTTGAAGTGTTATTTGTTTGTGTATATTTGATGTTTTCACATTTGTTCAGTAGTTTAATGGCCATTATGTGTATGTGTTTTCCCCTTTATTTTGTTAATTGGAGCTGGTCACCAATATATAAGTTTGTTAGCTGTCTCTGTAGTCAGtattcctgctgaaaaaaaaaaaaaaacagctaataccagcctaggctggttggctggtcttagctggaagtagctggtctcccagcctaaccagctaagaccaggctggaaatgtggccaaaacccctctaaaaccagcctgccttccagctatgaccagctaaaaccagccaaccaacctaggctggttttagctgtttttttcaccagagaTGTGTTGATCTTTGTGAGAGCAGGTTCTGTGGTTCTTAGATCGCTGTGTTTTAAGAGGCAAATGCAGTGGTCGAGTTTATTAtaaagttttgtttatttgtatttttctttatatttttggttcatttctttttgagtaatgttagtttgattttttttgtaatcTTACATGGAGAAAATAAATCCTCAAGCATTTGCAGTAGTCTGCTGCCTCACATCTATCACAAACATGAACACACTCAGTgagtttttctgcttgttttcttactgacttacattgtaggaagtccttcctggtcctgggaacaatgttggtggatgtgactgtggaaatcaacagacatgaacagtgtgatTCTCATGATCCTGCATCATTCCTAAGACATTTCTAATATGATGTTCTCCATGATATGAGATGATGATGGACTCGTTTCTGAGAGCAGATCAATCTCCAGGACTTTACCTCTGTCTGAGATCTTCTTGAGCTCCTCTTTGCAGAAATCCTCCAGTTTGTCTCTCAGCTGATGGACAGATTCTCTCAGACCATCAAAAGAGAAGAGAGAACTGAAGAGATCGTCATTTCCGTCTGtagattcaggaggtgctgagagagactggaaactctacagaaaacagaaatcaaaactcATCAGCTCCACACTTCACCCAATAACCTGCACCAACATCAGATTTGACTGATCTTTAGTAACTCAATCCAGCACTTTCACAGCATCAGCTTCATTCTTCTCATATTGTTCTAGATGtctgttacctgcaggaactggatgtgatcctgtgtgtgtgaaagctgctccagctcagtgtctctcctcctcagatcattgatctcctgctccagtcgctccagttgttcttcagctcgactcactgctcgcttttcctgatctctgatcagccgtatcagctcagagcggcttctctcaatggagcggatgagctcagtaaagatcctctcactgtcctccactgctgtctgtgcagagcgctgttaggacacacagtgattcaggcttcagtgggactgaaagagacaagagagtctgaactgagactgagacaaacttctcttcttctccagactcaccttatgagactccacagcctctctcagctgctgaacatctttctctctctgctggattctctgctggaACGTCTTCTGCGTCTCCTTCAGCTGCTTCTGCAGGACAAACGGATGATAGTGAATGTCACAGAAAACTACTGACACTAAATCATCATGTGAACAGATCAATGCAGTAAATGTAGGATGGGGCGGTTTAAAGGTTATTTATCTGAACTGATAATGAACAGCTGTAGGCTCAAACTGCAGAATGGAAAATTGATCATTTACTACAAGCTTTCTTGAACTGTCATGAAGAATAATGCCTGTTTCACACTGCAAGCATAAGTATTATGACAGTGAAACTGACTCAGATGTAGAGACAGTGTTTCTGGTGCGTAACTGAGCTGCAGCTCTAGACAGAAAATAAATGACTGAAGTAAACCTATAAACCACTAAAATCATCAGGATACAGCAGATTTACAGAACAGAAAGTTGTCTGCCATTGCTTTCAACTTATATTTTGACTTATAGAAGTGTATATTTGGTCAAAGAACAGGTGAATAGTTCACTCCATTATTTTCTGTCTCTAAATCTATCAGTGTCTAGTGTTAAATACCTGtttctctgtcctctgtgctGCAGCTGATACAGTGTCGTGGTTTTTATGTTCATCCATCGTACACAGCACACATATACATTTCTGATCAGTGCGACAGAAAACCTCAAGGATCTTCTCATGTttctggcagatcatctcctgcagtcgtccagtggcTTCAGTCAAATTGTGTCTCTTTCCTTTAAACCaactctcatgttgttcaagATGATTCTGACAGTAAGAGTTCAGACACAACAGACAGGACTTGACGGCTTTGTATTTTCTtccagtacagacgtcacactccacatctccagctccagcgtAACAGTCAGCAGTAAGTTTGGtcttcttcagtttctccaccatTTCAGCCAAGATGGTGTTTCtagctaaagcaggtcttggactgaaggtctgtctgcactgagggcagctgtagactctcatctgatcctcctgatcccagcagtctgtaatacagctcttacagtaactgtgtccacagggaatggccactggatccttcaggagatccagacacacCGGACACAAGAACTCTTCCTGAGAAAATCTGGCTTCTGCCATTTTACTCATG of Garra rufa chromosome 10, GarRuf1.0, whole genome shotgun sequence contains these proteins:
- the LOC141344901 gene encoding tripartite motif-containing protein 16-like; amino-acid sequence: MSKMAEARFSQEEFLCPVCLDLLKDPVAIPCGHSYCKSCITDCWDQEDQMRVYSCPQCRQTFSPRPALARNTILAEMVEKLKKTKLTADCYAGAGDVECDVCTGRKYKAVKSCLLCLNSYCQNHLEQHESWFKGKRHNLTEATGRLQEMICQKHEKILEVFCRTDQKCICVLCTMDEHKNHDTVSAAAQRTEKQKQLKETQKTFQQRIQQREKDVQQLREAVESHKRSAQTAVEDSERIFTELIRSIERSRSELIRLIRDQEKRAVSRAEEQLERLEQEINDLRRRDTELEQLSHTQDHIQFLQSFQSLSAPPESTDGNDDLFSSLFSFDGLRESVHQLRDKLEDFCKEELKKISDRVTSTNIVPRTRKDFLQYSHQLTLDLNTVNKLLRLSENNRVITDTKSVQPYPDHPDRFDCYRQVLCRESVCGRCYWELEWSGDVDISVSYKSISRKGRGNECVFGSNDQSWSLFCSSSRCSFWHNKIETLLPVKSVSSRIGVFVDHSAGTLSFYSVSDTMSLIHTEHTTFTQTLYPGFGVYLLGSSVKLC